A window of the Cygnus atratus isolate AKBS03 ecotype Queensland, Australia chromosome 4, CAtr_DNAZoo_HiC_assembly, whole genome shotgun sequence genome harbors these coding sequences:
- the LOC118247888 gene encoding LOW QUALITY PROTEIN: cytosolic beta-glucosidase-like (The sequence of the model RefSeq protein was modified relative to this genomic sequence to represent the inferred CDS: inserted 3 bases in 2 codons; substituted 1 base at 1 genomic stop codon), producing the protein MAKTSFLIHYSMDRPIVLLVLEDIAFPAGFAWGAATEAYQIEEGWNADGKGPNVWDTFTHQGGDRVFKNQTGDVACGSYTLWEEDLKCIKQLGLTHYRFSLSWSRLLPDGTTGFINQKGNFNYINKIINNLANGIXCLLYHFDLPQSLEDXRGWRSEKIIETFDIHAKYCCRAFEDXVNLWMTVNKPYVVGVDGCEKGIAPATTKPGTRAYMAAILYPR; encoded by the exons ATGGCTAAAACGTCCTTTCTCATCCACTACAGCATGGACAGGCCAATTGTTTTG CTGGTGCTAGAGGATATTGCTTTTCCAGCTGGATTTGCTTGGGGTGCAGCTACAGAGGCATATCAAATTGAAG AAGGCTGGAATGCAGATGGAAAGGGCCCTAATGTCTGGGACACATTCACCCATCAGGGAGGAGATCGAGTTTTCAAGAACCAGACTGGTGATGTAGCTTGTGGCAGCTACACTCTGTGGGAGGAAGATTTGAAATGTATCAAACAGCTTGGATTGACTCATTATcgcttttctctttcctggtCACGTCTGTTACCTGATGGGACGACAGGTTTCATCAACCAGAAAGGcaatt TCAATTACATCAACAAAATCATTAATAACTTGGCAAATGGCAT CTGCTTACTGTATCACTTTGACTTACCTCAGTCTTTAGAAG AAAGGGGCTGGAGATCTGAAAAGATCATTGAGACTTTTGATATTCATGCAAAATATTGCTGCAGAGCATTTGAAGACTGAGTGAATCTGTGGATGACTGTTAATAAGCCTTATGTTGTTGGTGTAGATGGTTGTGAAAAGGGCATAGCCCCAGCTACAACAAAACCTGGCACCAGAGCTTACATGGCAGCTATCCTTTACCCTAGATAG